AGGCTAGAAGTTGGAGTGCAGGCGAGGACAAGCCCCGCGGGGGTCTGGGTTTTTCAGGCCTGCCCGGTCTCGAAGCGCGTGATCCTGCCGTCGTCGTCCACGGTGAAGCTCCACCGGGTGCGCATCTCGCCCCAGGTGTCGTTGCTGTAGCGGGCGATGAGGGAACGGCCGCCGTTGGACTCGTTGTCGACCTCCATGTGGCCGTGGGAGGAGAAGATCTCCCGGTCCACCCAGTCGTCGAGGTCACGGTCGGAGCCGTCGTCCGTCACGGTCGCGCCCGGCGCGAGGAGCGCCATGAAGCTTTCGCGGTCGTGGTTGTTCACGGCGGCCACGAAGGCCCGGACGGCCGGATCGCTCAGGCGCGTGGTCTGAATCGTCATGTGAGCCAGCCTCGTACCGGCCACCGCCCCACGCCACCCGTGCCACCCGAACGGCGTCCCGCACGGGTCCGCCGGGTGTCGCGGGGTGTGAGGGGTGCGACGGTGGAAACGCGAAGAGGAGCGTTCCTCTGTTCCTGCTGTTGTTCCTGCTGTCTGCTCCGGGAGTCGACGTGAGGCGTAACGACCGACGTGATCTGGGCCTGCTGCTGCTCCGGCTGGGGACGGGCGGTGCGCTGGCCGCCCACGGCGCGCAGAAGCTGTTCGGCTGGTTCGGCGGGCACGGCATCGAGGGGACCGGCCAGTTCATGGAGTCCGTCGGCTACGTCCCCGGCAAGGCGAGCGCGACGGCGGCGGGCCTCGCGGAGACCGGCGGCGGCACGCTGCTGGCCCTGGGCCTGGCCACCCCGGCCGCGGGCGCGGCGGCCGCCGGCGCGATGGCCGGCGCGGCGGCGGTGCACGCCCCCAACGGCTTCTTCAACCAGGGCGGCGGCTACGAGTACGCGGCGACCCTGGGCCTGACGGCAGCGGGCCTGGCCGTCACCGGCCCGGGCCGCCTCTCCCTGGACCATCTGCTCGGCCACGCGGTGAACCGCGGCTGGATGATCCCGGCGGCCTTCGCGGCGACGGCGGCGGGCACGGCGGTGGTGGTGGGGGCCCGGGCGAGGCGCCTGCGGAAGGCGAAGGAGGGGGAGCAGGAGTCGTTGTTCGAGGAGGAGTACATGGAGTAGGGGGCGGCAGGGGTCGGGGCCGGGGCGTTGTCAGACCCTCGTGGCAGGCTGCGCCCCTAT
This is a stretch of genomic DNA from Streptomyces hawaiiensis. It encodes these proteins:
- a CDS encoding nuclear transport factor 2 family protein, which gives rise to MTIQTTRLSDPAVRAFVAAVNNHDRESFMALLAPGATVTDDGSDRDLDDWVDREIFSSHGHMEVDNESNGGRSLIARYSNDTWGEMRTRWSFTVDDDGRITRFETGQA
- a CDS encoding DoxX family protein, which codes for MRRNDRRDLGLLLLRLGTGGALAAHGAQKLFGWFGGHGIEGTGQFMESVGYVPGKASATAAGLAETGGGTLLALGLATPAAGAAAAGAMAGAAAVHAPNGFFNQGGGYEYAATLGLTAAGLAVTGPGRLSLDHLLGHAVNRGWMIPAAFAATAAGTAVVVGARARRLRKAKEGEQESLFEEEYME